The DNA segment AGAATGTCTTGATGCCCATTTAAGGTTGAGAGATTTTTTGATACCCATCTAAGGCCAAGAGATGTTTTGATGCCTGTTTGAAGCCACGAGATGTTTTGATGCCTGTCTGAAGCCACAAGATGTTTTGATGCCTGTTTGAACCCACAAGATGTTTTGATGCCTATTTGAAGCCACGAGATGTTTTGATGCCTATTTGAAGCCACAAGATGTTTGATGCCTGTTTGAAGCCACGAGATGTTTTGATGCCTGTGTTAAGCCACGAGATGTTTTGATGCCTGTCTGAAGCCACGAGATGTTTTGATGCCTGTCTGAAGCCACGAGATGTTTTGATGCCTGTGTGAAGCCACAAGATGTTTTGATGCCTGTCTGAAACCACGAGATGTTTTGATGCCTGTCTGAAGCCACGAGATGTTTTGATGCCTGTCTGAAACCACGAGATGTTTTGATGCCTGTCTAAAGCCACGAGATGTTTTGATGCCTGTCTGAAACCACGAGATGTTTTGATGCCTGTCTGAAGCCAAGAGATGTTTTATTCTGAGTTTAAGATCAATCTGAGGCCAAAAGATGTAGATTTGAGCCTAGAAAACAAAGGTCTCCACCATATATCTCTTCGACTATGAAAGGCTTTTGTCACAGAGTTGACTTCAGGGTCACTCCAAGATTTGAAGTGCCTGGAGAATGAAGTCAAGAGCTTCTGTCCAACAGTGCATCATCAGTATAGGGTAACCTGCTTCATATCACATATAGAAGATAGGTGTTcacacagaaataaaaaatacatattactACCAGGAAAATGCCTTTACATATATCTTGCTGGGAAAAAAATAGATCttaagtgttttaaaaaagaTCTTCACTTCtagcaaatgtatttttttatttgtaaggTATCAGTAATTTAAGGCTTTCGTCTGTGAAATTAATTTGACAGTGAAGAAAGTTGGAGCCAGGAACTTTGTTGCACATCACTCATATGTTTATAGGTGACACGAAACATACAATAAATGTCTAAAATCTTGTAACTTACTGTCCCACGGTcatgtttatttaattgttttcaaaaatcaaacaacaaaaagTGCAACATTTTACAAGAGTTCAAGCGCTAAAATGCacgaaatattttacaatgaGTCTGTTGGCATTTCGGACTAAATTTGAGGACGATACTGCagatgatctttttttttttaaattaacaaatgaaTTTGAGCGGGTATATGTAGGCATTGCTTTGTTTTGGTCCATTCAAGACGATAcctaactttttaaaaaatttatatacataatgaTACATTGGCAAAAAGAGGAAAAATGAAGAGCAGTAGAGCATTTACTGTATctcatttcttttttaacttttgtgaGGGATTTTGACATTTTAGACTTTTGCCTTAGTCAAAGATGGTATCTTTTCAGGTTATGGAtggatgtttaaaaataaaaggactttttttttttagtaaatgaagaCAATAGTGTCAGCATAGTTTTGTATGCTTTGGTTTGCTATATAACAGTTAGTTTGTTTATTAAAGTGTTCTACAAATCCCTGTGGTTAACCAGAGGTGGAAAAAATAAGGAAACCATATCAACATGTGGTTTTctaatatacaaaatttattcatgCTTAACTCCCATTATATACAATATCGGAGAGAAACGCACCGAATGAACCCTGGTATAAGATAACCATCACGCTCATGTATACAAAAGCCGTGCAATGATTTATACACGCAGAACACACAAGgttgttttttggggggaaactgaaggaaaagttttaaaatacctTTACGATAtgataattgttgatgtttttactATGTTACTTGTTTTTGTTTGCAATTAAGTTTCATGTCGAAAATGTAAAACACCGCCTTTATTGTTATGAATAtacttgacatgtatttaatgCTGGCCATTACATTGTAATTACTCATAACCCGAAAGTTTTTGTAATACTTCTTTTGTGACGTTCGGAACAGGTTGTAAGGGGTTTTTGCTTCGAAACTAGAGGGAAACATTTTGCACAAAAGTGgattgttttgtcttttttgttaTTTAGCTCTTTCTTGTTCCATTCGGTAAATATATTTCTAACTTAGCTaatttgttcattgaaaatagaTGGTTGTTAGAGATTCATGAGTGTATTGAGTTTGCTCCCTTGGGGAACTCCAGTGCTGACATTTATCTATGTGGTGCCACAACTTAAGATAGTTTTTATGCTGCCTGTTGCCAAAGTTGGAATAATTTATTGCTTTTATTATTGTCAATATGTTGGTTGGTCTGTTGGTCAGTACACTATTTGGTTTCCAATCAGTAAGAAGAGATTGCTTGCTGTCACAATAACAAAACTTAATATGGTCAGTGAATAACCTCTATTGTTtctgggatcagtaggtcaaaggtcaaggtcatagtgaccatGAAACTGAAAAAGAATGCTTTGGTCCCACTAAGTCatcaaacttcgtaggatgattgcctgtggttggcagatgacccttatcagtttgggggtcagtaggtcaaaggtcaaggtcacagtgacctcttGACTGAAAATGGGTCAGACCAATTTGTGGGGCGCACaaattttacaaacagctcttgtttattttgtttttgcacatatgttcagtttcttttatctgtAGATATTTGCAAttgtacatacatacatgtacatgcaacAAATGGTCAGCATATGGTGTAACTTTTAAAATGCAGAAAGGGATGTTCCCAAAGATGCTTCACTGTTGTATTTactaccattttttttatttccctaaGTTTTAGGTTACagttatatacatttatgatagATAAAGAAAATTGTACATCAATCTAATATGAATATTTGATGGATGAAACCTTCGTGGGGACATGCATGTTAAGTGTTTGTTGATTTCAATTTAGAGTGTGTCCTAGTAGCGGACTCCAGGTAGCTTTGTGGAGGTTATCGATTCCCAATTTACCGAACGCCGGAATTGAATTGAAAATTGATCAATTGAGATGGATCACGGGATACGAATAATTCCCACTTTAATGAAAATGTATCTGTGCTAATGCCGTTGAAGCCGATTTAAAAACatggaaagaaaaataattatcagaaGTTCCAGAAACTGATTGGATATGTACTGGTGATCATATTGAACGGTTTGATTGCAGGCTTCCTGACGATATAATTGCAGATTGTCGCAAGTGTCGCCGCGCACAGAGAAACAAAAGTGGCTGATTACGGCTTTGAATATGAAATTTGATTGAATTCGGTTAGTTCAGGTATCTAAGCGATGATGAGAAGTGCTGTTCTGGTTTATTATTTATAAGGGCTTGTAGGCAGTAGAATAATTTGCCATTCTGCTAAAATGCGGCAGTAATTGAATTTGATGATTGATACCCTGGGTCGGTTTCATGATCCAATGATCAGGATGGTCAGAGAGAGGCAGAAGTAGTAATCAAATAATCtccattttatttcagaaatttttaTAGTATTTGTGGGTGGTTATTTTTGTATTCATCCCAAGTtccattaaataaattaaaacgaATGTTTTTCCCCTCGCCTGACACAGTTTCTCTGATAAAATGATTGAggatttaagatttttttttattgattacatcttttttttttgtaagtttatttgtTTGCTGAAGCTGAATTGTGTATCTGTTTTCAATGAATTGCTTTTCTCTGTGTGGTATTTTGAGGAGTGTTTTGCATGACTCATGTAATATTGTACTTCAATAACTTATATTACCATATGTATGGAAAAAACATCCTTGCTGTAGGAAGATTAAGTCCAAAGGAAGTCATTTGAAGTTTTAACACATCAGTGAACTAACTTATTTATTACACTATGACTTATAGCTGGTTTGCAATAAAAACCTCTCATTGTCCTTGACCTTTGCAAAGTTTGCTTCTTGGCTATCAGGACAGGTCAGCTCATAGAACAACTCttgttattaacccttaccatgctggacatgattgatttctgcctttgcgaccagtgtagatcatgatcagtctatacagtctgatcatgatctgcactgtttgccattcagttagtatctttttcggatagcaccccttttaaacagttaatggtactgtccaaattgaaagatggataagttcattatagaaatttagcagggtaatggttaaaacttaagaagaaaaaaacagcCCTCAGGTCAACATAATTATGTGGAAACTTGAGAGAAAAGTATCAAAGTATGAGTAATTATTCAGATCATGTGATTGTCTATTTTCAGGACTACTTTAAGTGCCCTTATGAAGAGAAATGTAAAATGGACGTGTCAAATAGGAGGTTCTGCAAGAGGTGTCGGTTAAGGAAATGTTTTGAGATAGGAATGCGGAAAGAATACATCCTGACAGAAGAAGAAAAGATGAGAAAGAAACAACGAATTGACGACAACAGGTATGGGTAAGATCTCAATCcaatgttttattacaattttattgTTTTGCACATTTCTAGAATGTTATGACTTTTCTGTTTATTGTTTGCTGTGCATGTTACTCTTTGGTGACCTTCTATGGTTGATTGGGTTGGCAACTGCCTTCAGATCATTAGCCTTACTCATcattagccttactcatttggcttatcgggatgacttattttatgatctgatattttataattgTCATCCCTCTAATGAACGgagacagtgacagtcaaaagttatcatgctgtcccgaaacgtcctgtTATTTGGACTATCAGATCATATGCTCAGAATCtctgtttctttgaaattctgcATTGTTTTATGTGAGGTTGCAGCTATCAGGCTCGGGTCAATGGTtttggtgattctacccaggcACTGAGCCATTAAATCCAGCATTGCGGGTTAATGGTTCTGCCTTGTCATTTAAATGGCACGGCTGGTTAACAGTCTGTTGCTTCTGCCAGGTCACTTGGCCTCCACCACTATATCTGATACTGCCAGTTTacaggttgatggttctaccaagTTGCCTACAGTGCCACCAACATTAAACCTGAAAAGTGTGTaatatgacctaaattttgttAAGACTTAAAAATGCAacatcaaaatgtttaatattttgtagACGGAAGAGCACTGTTTATTTATGACTTCTAACAGACAGTTACGTTTTCTTTCTGAAATTTGATTTACAGTCAGATTTTAGGTTTTCATATcctatttgaaataaaattgtcaCTTCAGtgcaaaaatatttgaactggCAAACACAGAGGCAAAATAAGTTTGTgattaaagggagataactgtTATTGTTACATTAGGAAGATATGCTTGGATTATGCTCTTGTTTCGTTGTGAAATTTTTCTTgacatgacattttgtaaaaattaattctaaaatgtagatttcaAGGCTGTTCTAAAGGAAGTATTTAGCTTGTAGCATTTtttgtttgcaaataaatatgttacacaaggtgattttttttttttactttccaaaAATACCCTATTGCATTATGTGCTggaaaatttgcaaaaatgtgATTCACAAATGTATTTCTATGAGAACTGTCAGTATCTGCTGATTCTAAAGAACAAAAAAACTAGCTTGTACTGAAGGTGAAGTATTCAGCTTTTAACGTCTTGAATCATGAATTATTTTTCTAATATGTATgcaatttcacagatattttattGTCagactttgttgttttttttttttatcaaaatggcaaTATGGTGATGTGTGTTCTTTTCGTTAAATTCTGGTTTTACATTTCAGACGGATGCGAGATCTCGAGAAGAAAATGTCACAGTCTGGAGTTGTCACATCATCATCAACACAGAAGCTCCGCCCACTCGAACCAGCagaggaagctgtcattggtgaAATCGTACAAGCGTACCGTGCATCGCTGTCTATACCCATCGAGTCAAAGGTGCCAAGAGATAATGCCAATTTTGCCGCGCTAGTTAATATTGCTGAAGTCAGTGTACGTAGGGTAGTTGATATGGCCAAAAAATTAAAAGCCTTTAAGGCTCTTTCACAGACTGATCAGATTGGTTTACTGAAGGGAGGAAGTATAGAATTGCTCATTCTTAGATCtgttatttcatttgataaagaaaacaattattttctagATCCTTATGACAAGGATTCGTTAGCCATGTCAGCTGATCAGCTTAGGGAGGGCATCGAGAAACCAGGCGTTGATGTTGGCGGTTTGCCAGGATTCAGTCAAGCCGGTGGACTATTTGACGAGCATATGAAATTTGTCAAATCTTTGGCAATAGACTTAAAAGCCGACGAGACCGTGTTGATATTACTGCTAATGTTATCACTGTTCTCGCCCGATCGTCCCTGTGTGCAGGATAAGGTGTACATTTCTGCAGAGCAGGATAAGTATGCCCTGTTACTTCAGCGGTACCTTGAATCCAAGTACCCCAGTCATGTAGTTCGTAGCATCTACCCAAAGCTTTTAATGAAGCTCACTGATATTCGCAACTTGAACGAGGAACATTCACAGGTTTTGTTGAAACTGAATCCGGAAGGCATTCAGCCCCTAATGAAGGAAGTGATGGATTTACACCTGAAAAAATCGGAAACGGACAGTGATTCATCGTCAGTTGCATCGCCATAGAGACAGTTTAGATATAAAGAAAGTCTTATAATCGTAAATGTGCCTATTTTTTGGAGGCAACCTGAAGGACTAGGAAAAATCTTGTTTTTTGAGTTGGACATTTCAGAAAAGTTGTTTCTTGAAAATTGTCTTTGCCATCAAACTTACAGGGATATAGTTTATCAGTTGTGTGATTTGAAATATCATGCCGACTGCGATATTGTTGCTTGTTTAAATAAGCCCGCCAGTTATTTTTGCTCCTATTGCCATGAAATGTTTTCTGTTGATTCGCTGTAgaaagtgataaaaaaaaaaaaaggtgataAAGAATTACGTCCATATAGAATTTATTTGTACAGCCTCAATTCTGCTATTACCTCAGCGACAGGATGTTTTAGATGTTGTACGCATAAATGAATTTTGCCATATATACTAATAATATGAAACAGAGATCTCGGAACGATGGTTACATTATTATATAGGGAAGGGTGTTGTTGTGTTAAATGGGAGAGGCCTGTTTAAAAGTTGTTGATGTTTTGTGGTAAtatgtgagaaaaaaaaagactttctgTGTAGTTTTATAGAATCCggtgaaataaatattgtaatatcGGGGATATAATTCTGttataaatgtatttctgtagtgAAAGATACTATTTAATGAAATCATCATGTGTTACTAATGAGACGAAACCAGTCCCGTATAAATTCCCTTCCACCGAATTTAGCCAACAAACCTGAAATGGACTTAATTATATGGCTAATCTTTCAGGCTAGTTCTTTGCTAGTAGCATCTTGTTAAAGAATAAATGGTAAATGATTCAGAAAAatagatatttcttttttctcaaCCTGTTAATATAGTACAAGGATATGGCATTTTTTATTGAAGAAAAAGCTTGTTATAGATTTGGCTTGCCGTTATATAAAAGACCACTTTTAACAATCTACTTATCAATGACTGAAGACTGAATTGTACTGTCTTCATCTAGAGTTAGTATGGGCTAAAAAGCAAGATGTATATATTTCATTCTGCTCAAGTTTGCCCTACCTATTTAGACTTGAATGGGGGGTTTTATTGTGTAAGCTAAATTCAGTGTGAAGTCTGTTTGTTCCTCATTAATAAGACACAGGTATAGAGGTGGAAAACCATTTTGAAACTAAGGAAAAGATGCCAATGTATTTGATACAGGAGAACAAGTATATGCACGCAACTGTAAGCAAACTGagattttttaaatacttccTAGGTTTTATGTCTGGTTAAGGACTATTGTAACTAAACAGATGTTTGAGGAAAAGAGGTGTAAGTGCCTACAAATGAAGGAAAACATTTAGTCCTCTTTGGCCCACAAGTCGTAAATTTATTTAGCAGGATTTGTCTTCTGgattttttgctgttgttttttttttaaatatatataaagctgAGTTATAGAAATTCTGCTGTTTAATATATTCAGTCATCTTACAGAATTTTTATGAACATTTACGGTGTATGACTGTAGATTGTACACATTATTTGCCCATATTTATTATGGATGATGAAAGAGGTCCTTGTTTCTGCTGTACATATGTCTGTTAATTGATACTTTATTCTTTGCTTGTTTCTTTAAGAGTTCTCTTCAactgttataattttttttttcttcttttctctgttatttctgtttaatttatgttatttaaacCTTGTTAAAGATACTATAAAAGTTTTTAAGcttgatttttattaattgtttagATAATAAAATTATCTAAGTTACCATTCTTATCTATAGATAGATCAATTTTTTAATGAAGCTTTCAGAAATTTGACAAGTCTCCTTTAAGACCATTTTTTTGTCCAGTTTCAACTAGGCAGCTAAAATTCTCTTCGATTATTGGTCCTAATTTGTCCTCTCATATAACAAAACCTCTTGAGTGTAGGTATCTCTTTACAACGACATTTGTTTTCTTAATTGACCAGTTTTTTAGTAAACTCTCCTTGTTTATACAAAAGAAAAGTACAGATGTTTGTTTCAGGGGATTTGTCGAATTTCTGAGGATTTTTGAGAGATGAAGATTTTCATGATAAGATATATGCAGAATTGAATATTGTTTATAAAACGCTTTTGaatatattgttatattattcttcttattttgtcttttgaaacTTCCTTGTGCAGAATATATTATTTAGCAGAGCTGTAAAAATCATGTACAAATGATATCTGAAGGAGCTAGTTACTAATTTCGGCATTTTTGTTGAGGAATAATGTGCGACTTGTTAAAAACATAACACATCTTTCCCCAAAACATTAATATATAACATGCATGTTCAACCtcagacgaaaaaaaaaatgccttatTTGTTAATATATGTTGATGTTATcatttttagaataatttttgTCAGTATGACTGCCTTATGAAATGAGCAGTACTGCTCGATTAAGATTTTAGAATAATAAGTTATTTAACTGTATAtctcaaatttttaaaatcttaattcCGAGAGACTGTTTTGTTAAACCCGTTTCCTCAAAATACTGTTTTCAAAATAACAATAGTGCCTTTTTGATTGTCGCCAGAAATAGGTCATtagaaaatgtcaaacaaaattgTTAATCAATTTTAAAGCATAGATCTTGTAGGTTTATTATTTACGGCACTGCTGATCTTTCTCTACAGAACCTTGAAAGTAATGTGTGAGGgtatttttttctaatacatGCACAGGCTTTCGTATTTCTTGCCTAGGAAATAACAAAATTGTGCAAACAAGATGGAATGTCATGTGCACGACttagcaaaatatattttctaatgtCACATTCAGGCTTTTGTATTTCTAAGAATTATACGCTGATAACTTTGTTTTGCTCAGGTAACCTACTTTTTTTGATATTAATGATGTAATTCCCTTCTCTAAGTTGCTCGAAAAACTTCTGCACTACACACGGTGAAAATTTACGTTAGTATACTATTCTATATGATAAAGTATGCTGTTTGaatcataaaaataaatgctGTTGCAGAAAATAAATAGTTAAAGACAGCTCTTTTGTTCAGTAAAACTAGTGTTTTtgaaagctgttaattttgtttttctctcTCTGCATAAAGAAACTGCCTTTTAAATGCAGTGGGCTCAATGTTTTGTGATGATGCAACATAATCAGGGTTTCAGTACGTCACTGGAGAGTCGGTTAGAATTACCCCAGTGACAATTTAATTTTGATGGCGATGTATACTTACTTTACTGTAGATGAAAATTTAGCCGAGTcatctcttttaatttttttgtttaaaaaaaaaaaaaagagtatgaATTGCAACACTCACATTTTCAGCGATTTAGTAAATTCTGATGTTATACTCGTCTGTGTTGTCCAAAAACAagatgttaattttttttgacaCAGCATTTAGCGCCAGAGGGACTAGACAACTTTCTTGTAATTGAAGCTTGAGACACATGTCAACCCACCCACCCAACGACCGTATGATGTAACATTCACATGTGTAAATAGGCTGTTACAAAAAATTTAGATTTAAGTATTTGTTAAagctttttcttctttgtttacatattATTTGGGGCAGAA comes from the Mercenaria mercenaria strain notata chromosome 9, MADL_Memer_1, whole genome shotgun sequence genome and includes:
- the LOC123547119 gene encoding nuclear hormone receptor HR96-like isoform X2; this encodes MMFSDYGGRPGPPPQWNQPHPHQQLYGPPGPYNQGPSPHQMGGAVFPPRHRIDPTSEVFTCLFGDLFVKCFEDSNSNGYGDGIPNPYRPMDLRPDYNGIEPMHKSRKNKEDKYCGVCGDRALGYNFDAISCESCKAFFRRNAPKGLDYFKCPYEEKCKMDVSNRRFCKRCRLRKCFEIGMRKEYILTEEEKMRKKQRIDDNRRMRDLEKKMSQSGVVTSSSTQKLRPLEPAEEAVIGEIVQAYRASLSIPIESKVPRDNANFAALVNIAEVSVRRVVDMAKKLKAFKALSQTDQIGLLKGGSIELLILRSVISFDKENNYFLDPYDKDSLAMSADQLREGIEKPGVDVGGLPGFSQAGGLFDEHMKFVKSLAIDLKADETVLILLLMLSLFSPDRPCVQDKVYISAEQDKYALLLQRYLESKYPSHVVRSIYPKLLMKLTDIRNLNEEHSQVLLKLNPEGIQPLMKEVMDLHLKKSETDSDSSSVASP
- the LOC123547119 gene encoding nuclear hormone receptor HR96-like isoform X8 — its product is MTSLSFEDSNSNGYGDGIPNPYRPMDLRPDYNGIEPMHKSRKNKEDKYCGVCGDRALGYNFDAISCESCKAFFRRNAPKGLDYFKCPYEEKCKMDVSNRRFCKRCRLRKCFEIGMRKEYILTEEEKMRKKQRIDDNRYGRMRDLEKKMSQSGVVTSSSTQKLRPLEPAEEAVIGEIVQAYRASLSIPIESKVPRDNANFAALVNIAEVSVRRVVDMAKKLKAFKALSQTDQIGLLKGGSIELLILRSVISFDKENNYFLDPYDKDSLAMSADQLREGIEKPGVDVGGLPGFSQAGGLFDEHMKFVKSLAIDLKADETVLILLLMLSLFSPDRPCVQDKVYISAEQDKYALLLQRYLESKYPSHVVRSIYPKLLMKLTDIRNLNEEHSQVLLKLNPEGIQPLMKEVMDLHLKKSETDSDSSSVASP
- the LOC123547119 gene encoding nuclear hormone receptor HR96-like isoform X6, with the protein product MDSNHNIPYLCEQTLKMTSLSFEDSNSNGYGDGIPNPYRPMDLRPDYNGIEPMHKSRKNKEDKYCGVCGDRALGYNFDAISCESCKAFFRRNAPKGLDYFKCPYEEKCKMDVSNRRFCKRCRLRKCFEIGMRKEYILTEEEKMRKKQRIDDNRYGRMRDLEKKMSQSGVVTSSSTQKLRPLEPAEEAVIGEIVQAYRASLSIPIESKVPRDNANFAALVNIAEVSVRRVVDMAKKLKAFKALSQTDQIGLLKGGSIELLILRSVISFDKENNYFLDPYDKDSLAMSADQLREGIEKPGVDVGGLPGFSQAGGLFDEHMKFVKSLAIDLKADETVLILLLMLSLFSPDRPCVQDKVYISAEQDKYALLLQRYLESKYPSHVVRSIYPKLLMKLTDIRNLNEEHSQVLLKLNPEGIQPLMKEVMDLHLKKSETDSDSSSVASP
- the LOC123547119 gene encoding nuclear hormone receptor HR96-like isoform X7, which translates into the protein MNMTYLCEQTLKMTSLSFEDSNSNGYGDGIPNPYRPMDLRPDYNGIEPMHKSRKNKEDKYCGVCGDRALGYNFDAISCESCKAFFRRNAPKGLDYFKCPYEEKCKMDVSNRRFCKRCRLRKCFEIGMRKEYILTEEEKMRKKQRIDDNRYGRMRDLEKKMSQSGVVTSSSTQKLRPLEPAEEAVIGEIVQAYRASLSIPIESKVPRDNANFAALVNIAEVSVRRVVDMAKKLKAFKALSQTDQIGLLKGGSIELLILRSVISFDKENNYFLDPYDKDSLAMSADQLREGIEKPGVDVGGLPGFSQAGGLFDEHMKFVKSLAIDLKADETVLILLLMLSLFSPDRPCVQDKVYISAEQDKYALLLQRYLESKYPSHVVRSIYPKLLMKLTDIRNLNEEHSQVLLKLNPEGIQPLMKEVMDLHLKKSETDSDSSSVASP
- the LOC123547119 gene encoding nuclear hormone receptor HR96-like isoform X3, translated to MDIKSESTSSVLSQGMTSTCYLNTMYFGSSIENGDDRAQPLGYLDRYRAITSFEDSNSNGYGDGIPNPYRPMDLRPDYNGIEPMHKSRKNKEDKYCGVCGDRALGYNFDAISCESCKAFFRRNAPKGLDYFKCPYEEKCKMDVSNRRFCKRCRLRKCFEIGMRKEYILTEEEKMRKKQRIDDNRYGRMRDLEKKMSQSGVVTSSSTQKLRPLEPAEEAVIGEIVQAYRASLSIPIESKVPRDNANFAALVNIAEVSVRRVVDMAKKLKAFKALSQTDQIGLLKGGSIELLILRSVISFDKENNYFLDPYDKDSLAMSADQLREGIEKPGVDVGGLPGFSQAGGLFDEHMKFVKSLAIDLKADETVLILLLMLSLFSPDRPCVQDKVYISAEQDKYALLLQRYLESKYPSHVVRSIYPKLLMKLTDIRNLNEEHSQVLLKLNPEGIQPLMKEVMDLHLKKSETDSDSSSVASP
- the LOC123547119 gene encoding nuclear hormone receptor HR96-like isoform X1, yielding MMFSDYGGRPGPPPQWNQPHPHQQLYGPPGPYNQGPSPHQMGGAVFPPRHRIDPTSEVFTCLFGDLFVKCFEDSNSNGYGDGIPNPYRPMDLRPDYNGIEPMHKSRKNKEDKYCGVCGDRALGYNFDAISCESCKAFFRRNAPKGLDYFKCPYEEKCKMDVSNRRFCKRCRLRKCFEIGMRKEYILTEEEKMRKKQRIDDNRYGRMRDLEKKMSQSGVVTSSSTQKLRPLEPAEEAVIGEIVQAYRASLSIPIESKVPRDNANFAALVNIAEVSVRRVVDMAKKLKAFKALSQTDQIGLLKGGSIELLILRSVISFDKENNYFLDPYDKDSLAMSADQLREGIEKPGVDVGGLPGFSQAGGLFDEHMKFVKSLAIDLKADETVLILLLMLSLFSPDRPCVQDKVYISAEQDKYALLLQRYLESKYPSHVVRSIYPKLLMKLTDIRNLNEEHSQVLLKLNPEGIQPLMKEVMDLHLKKSETDSDSSSVASP
- the LOC123547119 gene encoding nuclear hormone receptor HR96-like isoform X5, translated to MFDSGTLDLQDDKLDIDGSVYLCEQTLKMTSLSFEDSNSNGYGDGIPNPYRPMDLRPDYNGIEPMHKSRKNKEDKYCGVCGDRALGYNFDAISCESCKAFFRRNAPKGLDYFKCPYEEKCKMDVSNRRFCKRCRLRKCFEIGMRKEYILTEEEKMRKKQRIDDNRYGRMRDLEKKMSQSGVVTSSSTQKLRPLEPAEEAVIGEIVQAYRASLSIPIESKVPRDNANFAALVNIAEVSVRRVVDMAKKLKAFKALSQTDQIGLLKGGSIELLILRSVISFDKENNYFLDPYDKDSLAMSADQLREGIEKPGVDVGGLPGFSQAGGLFDEHMKFVKSLAIDLKADETVLILLLMLSLFSPDRPCVQDKVYISAEQDKYALLLQRYLESKYPSHVVRSIYPKLLMKLTDIRNLNEEHSQVLLKLNPEGIQPLMKEVMDLHLKKSETDSDSSSVASP
- the LOC123547119 gene encoding nuclear hormone receptor HR96-like isoform X4, whose amino-acid sequence is MDLDLADVFMDSGTLDLQDDKLDIDGSVYLCEQTLKMTSLSFEDSNSNGYGDGIPNPYRPMDLRPDYNGIEPMHKSRKNKEDKYCGVCGDRALGYNFDAISCESCKAFFRRNAPKGLDYFKCPYEEKCKMDVSNRRFCKRCRLRKCFEIGMRKEYILTEEEKMRKKQRIDDNRYGRMRDLEKKMSQSGVVTSSSTQKLRPLEPAEEAVIGEIVQAYRASLSIPIESKVPRDNANFAALVNIAEVSVRRVVDMAKKLKAFKALSQTDQIGLLKGGSIELLILRSVISFDKENNYFLDPYDKDSLAMSADQLREGIEKPGVDVGGLPGFSQAGGLFDEHMKFVKSLAIDLKADETVLILLLMLSLFSPDRPCVQDKVYISAEQDKYALLLQRYLESKYPSHVVRSIYPKLLMKLTDIRNLNEEHSQVLLKLNPEGIQPLMKEVMDLHLKKSETDSDSSSVASP